GACGCAGCGAGTCGGCTGCGCGAGATTCGCGAGTCGGCCAAGCGCAACGCGGACCGGGAGGCCAAGAAGATCGTGGCGCTCGCGGTGCAACGTGTCGCTGCCGAAACGACGGCCGAGAGCACGGTGTCGGCCGTTTCGCTGCCGAATGACGAGATGAAGGGACGCATCATCGGCCGCGAGGGACGGAACATCCGCGCCTTCGAACTGGCGACCGGCGTGGACGTGATCATCGATGACACGCCGGACACCGTGGTGGTGTCCTGCTTCGATCCGGTTCGGCGCGAAACGGCACGCCTCGCTCTCGAGAAGCTCGTGAGCGACGGCCGCATCCATCCGGGGCGCATCGAAGAAGTGGTCGCGAAGGCGCGCAAGGAGGTCGAAGTCGCGATCATCGAAACCGGTGAACAAGCCGCCTACGACGTCGGTGTGGCGGGATTGCATCCCGAACTCATCAAGCTCATCGGCCGCATGAAGTGGCGTACCAGCTACGGCCAGAACATCCTGTCGCATTCGAAAGAAGTCGCGTGGCTGGCCGGCATGATGGCCGCCGAGCTCGGGCTGGATGTCGCGCTCGCCAAGCGCGGCGCGCTGTTGCACGACATCGGCAAAGTGCTCACGCATGAGCACGAAGGCACGCACGTCCAGCTCGGCGTCGAAGTCGCCACCAAGTACGGCGAGAATCCGTTGGTGGTGAATTGCATTGCGGCCCACCACGACGACGTGCCGCACGAGAGTGAGGTGTCGGTGCTCGTGCAGGCCGGCGACAGTATTTCCGGGTCGCGCCCCGGTGCGCGGCGCGAGGCTTTCGAGACCTACGTGAAGCGGCTGGAAGGACTGGAGAAGATCGCCTCGAGCTATCGCGGCGTGGAGCGGGTGTTTGCGATCCAGGCCGGCCGAGAGATCCGCGTCGTTGTCACGCCGGAACAGGTGGACGACACGCGGATGACCGCGCTCTCCGAAGAGATTGCGCGTCGCATCGAGTCCGAGCTCCAGTATCCGGGGCAGATCAAAGTCGTGGTCATCCGAGAGAGCCGGGCGGTGGATTTTGCGCGCTGAACTGATCGACGGAAAGGCGATTGCAGCGAGCGTGCGCGCCGACGTGGCGCGCGACGTCGCCGGACTGCGCGAACGTGGTGTAGTGCCGGGCCTCACCGTCGTACTCGTCGGCGACGATATGGCCAGTGCGACCTACGTGGGAGCCAAGGAGAAGGCGTCTCGCGAGGCTGGCATGGCGGGCGGCACCATTCGTCTGCCCGCCGACACGACGCAGGACGCGTTGCTGTCGCTCATCACGCAGCTCAACGGCGACGCGGCGGTGCACGGGATCCTCGTGCAGATGCCCCTCCCCAAGCACATCGATCCGGATACGGTGATCCGACATATCCGCCCCGACAAGGATGTGGATGGCTTCCACCCGGAGAACGTGGGCAAGCTGCTGATCGGACACACTGACGGCTTTGTGTCCTGCACACCGGCGGGCGTGATCGAGATGCTGCTGCGGAGCGGCGTAGAGACGCGCGGCGCCGAAGTAGTGGTGGTCGGCCGCAGCAACATCGTCGGTAAGCCGATGGCCGCGCTGCTCGTGCAGGCACGGGCCGGTGGTGATGCCACGGTGACGATCTGTCATAGCCGTACGAAAGACCTGGCGTCGCACACGCGTCGTGCCGACATCTTGATCGTAGCGGCGGGCCGCGCCGAGATGATCACGGGTGACATGATCAAGCCCGGGGCGGTGGTGATCGACGTCGGCATGAACAGCGTGCCCGACGCCACGCGCGCGAAAGGGAGTCGCTTGTGCGGCGACGTGCATTTCGCGAGCGCCGCGGAAGTCGCGTCACGTATCACGCCCGTTCCCGGTGGTGTCGGGCCGATGACCATCGCGATGTTGCTCCGCAACACGGTGCGTGCGGCCGAACGCACGGTGAGCTGAGTCGCATGGCTGGGCGCCGCGCGAGCGGATATCAGAGCTACGGACCGCCGGTGCCCTCCGACGAAGCACCGGGCAGCGCGCCGGAATCGGCGATCGCCGTGCACACGCTCACGAGTGCGGCCAAGGATCTGATCGAGGGGGCGTTTCCACCGTTGTGGGTGCGCGGTGAGGTCAGCGATTTCAAGGCGCATCGGAACGGGCATTGGTATTTCGCCTTGCGCGACGCCGAGGCGCAGGTGAAGTGCGTGATCTGGAGTTCGGCCGCCAAGCGCATTCCGGCGCCGCCCGATGACGGCATGCAGGTGCTCGCCTACGGTCAGATGACGGTCTGGCCGGTACGCGGCGATCTGCAATTTTCCGTGCGCGCGCTCGAGGCCGAAGGCGATGGTCTGTGGCGCAAGGCGCTCGAACGTACGCGCCTGAGCCTCGAGAAGGACGGGCTCCTCGATCCCGCCCGCAAGCGCGCGCTGCCGGCGTTCCCGCGGCGCATCGCCGTGATCACGAGCCCCGATGGCGCGGCGATGCATGACATCATCACCGTCGCGCGCGCGCGCAGCGCCGACGTGGAGATCGTGATCGTCGCCGCCAAGGTACAGGGCGAGGGCGCGCCGGAATCACTCGTGGCCGCGATCGAACGCGTGAGCCGTTGGCAGGACGCCGACGTGCTCATCATCGGACGTGGAGGCGGTGCACGCGAGGACTTGTGGGCGTTCAACGACGAGCGCGTGGCCCGGGCACTAGCGGCGTGTCCGATCCCCACGATCTCGGCCGTTGGCCACGAGGTCGACGTCACCATCTGTGACCTGGTGGCCGACGTGCGCGCGGCTACGCCGTCGGCCGCGGCCGAACTGGCCGTGCCGTCGCGTCGCGAAGTCATCGCCCGTGTCGAGTCGCTCGGAAATCGACTGGCCGCCGCCGCGCGGCGGCGTGAGGAGCGCGCCATCGCATCGCTGGCCCAGGTGCAGAAGCGGTTGGGGCTCGCCGCGACGCGCATCGTGGAGCGTCGTCGCTCCCGTGTCGAGTCTCTGGCCGGTCAGCTTCATGCGCTCTCACCATTGAGCACGTTAGCGCGCGGTTTTGCGGTAGCGCGAACGCCCGCGGGCGCTACTTTGAGCGGACGGGATCAGTTCGTATCGGGAGCCCCATTCGATCTGTGGCTCCGGGACGGCATTGTGTCGGCGATCGCCGGGACGGGGCGTTCGCTCCCCGAGTCGGTTCCAGGGTTTCCACCTGAGGAGGGCGTATGAGCTTCGAACAGTCACTGACCCGCCTCGAGGAGATCGTGCGCGAGCTCGAGCGCAACGACGTCGATCTCGAGCAGGCGCTTCGCCTTTTCGAGGAAGGCATCACCCATCTGCGCACGGCGGGCGAGGCGCTCAAGACGGTCGATGCGCGCGTACAGCAGCTGGTCGAGGCGGCCGATGGGTCGTTCTCGGTCGTCGAGCTGGGCGACTGACGCGATGACGCCGGTCGGAACCAGTACTGAGACCTCGGCGCCGTCGTTCGCGACCGAACGCGCCGCCGTGCAGCAGGCGCTCGACGCGTTTTGCGCGCGCTGGCTCGGCGACATCGCGCCGCTGACCGCCGAGGCGATCCGGTACTCGCTCCTTGGGGAGGGGAAGCGACTGCGCGCGATCCTCCTGATGGAGGCCTACCGCGCCTGTGGCGGCACCGGCGACGCCCGGGACCTCGCGGCCTCGGTCGAGGTCGTGCACGCGTATTCGC
This region of Gemmatimonas groenlandica genomic DNA includes:
- the xseA gene encoding exodeoxyribonuclease VII large subunit; its protein translation is MAGRRASGYQSYGPPVPSDEAPGSAPESAIAVHTLTSAAKDLIEGAFPPLWVRGEVSDFKAHRNGHWYFALRDAEAQVKCVIWSSAAKRIPAPPDDGMQVLAYGQMTVWPVRGDLQFSVRALEAEGDGLWRKALERTRLSLEKDGLLDPARKRALPAFPRRIAVITSPDGAAMHDIITVARARSADVEIVIVAAKVQGEGAPESLVAAIERVSRWQDADVLIIGRGGGAREDLWAFNDERVARALAACPIPTISAVGHEVDVTICDLVADVRAATPSAAAELAVPSRREVIARVESLGNRLAAAARRREERAIASLAQVQKRLGLAATRIVERRRSRVESLAGQLHALSPLSTLARGFAVARTPAGATLSGRDQFVSGAPFDLWLRDGIVSAIAGTGRSLPESVPGFPPEEGV
- the rny gene encoding ribonuclease Y — protein: MGEIPAAALVGALGFVAAVVAYVVGRQSWRKVETTEQQRALVVAEEGAVRVIDEAKREAETLRRGAIVAGKEEVLQLRESHEQDVRQRRVELEREEKRVLEREAQLDRARESLESREQEVQRRGSELGRRETVATSKEQDLDKLIADERRKLEQLAGLSADQAKAELIRRLEDEALADAASRLREIRESAKRNADREAKKIVALAVQRVAAETTAESTVSAVSLPNDEMKGRIIGREGRNIRAFELATGVDVIIDDTPDTVVVSCFDPVRRETARLALEKLVSDGRIHPGRIEEVVAKARKEVEVAIIETGEQAAYDVGVAGLHPELIKLIGRMKWRTSYGQNILSHSKEVAWLAGMMAAELGLDVALAKRGALLHDIGKVLTHEHEGTHVQLGVEVATKYGENPLVVNCIAAHHDDVPHESEVSVLVQAGDSISGSRPGARREAFETYVKRLEGLEKIASSYRGVERVFAIQAGREIRVVVTPEQVDDTRMTALSEEIARRIESELQYPGQIKVVVIRESRAVDFAR
- a CDS encoding bifunctional 5,10-methylenetetrahydrofolate dehydrogenase/5,10-methenyltetrahydrofolate cyclohydrolase, which encodes MRAELIDGKAIAASVRADVARDVAGLRERGVVPGLTVVLVGDDMASATYVGAKEKASREAGMAGGTIRLPADTTQDALLSLITQLNGDAAVHGILVQMPLPKHIDPDTVIRHIRPDKDVDGFHPENVGKLLIGHTDGFVSCTPAGVIEMLLRSGVETRGAEVVVVGRSNIVGKPMAALLVQARAGGDATVTICHSRTKDLASHTRRADILIVAAGRAEMITGDMIKPGAVVIDVGMNSVPDATRAKGSRLCGDVHFASAAEVASRITPVPGGVGPMTIAMLLRNTVRAAERTVS
- the xseB gene encoding exodeoxyribonuclease VII small subunit, whose product is MSFEQSLTRLEEIVRELERNDVDLEQALRLFEEGITHLRTAGEALKTVDARVQQLVEAADGSFSVVELGD